Part of the Peromyscus leucopus breed LL Stock chromosome 6, UCI_PerLeu_2.1, whole genome shotgun sequence genome, cccatcagtaCACACTGTCCaactcacataaaaagaaaagcctgAATGGGGATTAAACCACAAGCAGTTTTAATGGTCTGGTTTTCTCCCTCGTTCCTCCCACTGTTAGTATTATTACTACAAGAATAAAGGATTCCTGAGAGCCTGTCTTCTCTCCCTGGACCCCACTTGACAGGCCTCATCCCCACCAACCCCCCACCCCTAGATCTCTGGGGGAAAGACCAATGGAAGGCACTGCAGGGACGGGGCGGGGTGTTAGTGCCGATGAGTTGAGGAGGGGACACTAGGGCAGAACCCGGCACAGAGGAAACCGAGCAGAGGGGTAGAAGCTAGACCCCGTCCATCCTTCAGTCTCCCCTGTGCCTCTGTCTAGCAGGCTTCCCGAGGTCCTGTCCCCCACCCAGTTACACACTGGGGTCTGCAGCAGGAACATTAGTGTTGgattcagaaagaagaaaggagagcccACTTAAGTAGGACCCAGGGACCAAACCCAAGAGGGAGGGGAGTGCAAGTTACTAGAATCCTCAAAAGCCTTCCTCTCgggcagaaagagaagaatcaaaataaatgttACACTTCCCAGCTCAGGGAGGTGACAGCAGCAGTGAAACCCAAGTTCCAGGAGAGGACTAGCCAGTCCTAGGCCTGGGACCTAGCTGTCCCCACAGCCTCCCTGCCGGGCCCTGATGAATGCCATACCGTGCGTGCGGAAATGGGTCTTGAGATTCAGAGGGCTATCACAGCTCTTGCCACAGACCTTACAAGTCAGAGGGCCTCCAGAAGCAGGCAAAGGTGAATCTCCACCCTCTGGGTCAGAGCGAAATGGAGGagcctcttcctctccatcccccatccccagggCACTGGCTTTACCCCCAGCCCGTTTCTTCTTGTGACTAATGAACCGGTGGCGGCTCAAGGAGCCGGGGGAAGCGAAGCACAAGCCACAGTCGAGGCACTGCTGCGTGCCTCCATCCACCCTCAGCCCCAGCACAGCGCTGGGATCCGCTGAGCCGCCGCTCCGACAGCGCAGAGGTCCGTGGCCTGCTGACCCAGGGCCACCCCGCAGGGACTTGGCTGGCGGTGTTGTACTGTCAGGCTCCTCACTGCATGAGTCAGAAGACTGGCGGCGTTTCCGTCCTGGGCCCTGGAGAGAAGTGGAAGAAAGTGGGCCTCACCATCGCCCTGGCCAGCCTCCTGAGACCAGGGTCTCCCTGGTTTCTCACGGCCGTGACCTAACACAAGGAGGCCTCTTCTTACCTGGGCTCTGCCACCAGAGCCTCGCACCAGGGTGCCTCCTCTGCCGGAAGGGGACTGGGTGCCAAGGGGCAAGCCATGGCGGACTTGGACGTGCTTCTCCAGGATCAGGCGACTGCTGAAGGTGCGCTTCCCCTCTGTGCAGTACCTAGCAGAGGGAGGGGGCGGGCAGGTGGCACCAGGGACCCAGACCCTAGCAGAGGGAGGCTGCCAGAGCAGAGGGAGGTCCCAACCTCCGGATCCCGCAAGCAGGAAGCGGGGAGCAGGTGCTCTGGGAGCAAGGCTCATCTAccagggaggaagggggatgaGGAGTAAGGGTTACCTGCATGGGTAAACTCTCTTGATTCCCTCATGGTTGACCCTGACATGGCGCCTCAGGCTTGGGGCCGAGCAGAAGGAGCGCTCACACAGGCGACAGGGGAACTTTTTCACGGACTAGAGAGCAAGGGTGGGAAGTTCACTCCCAGGTCAACCCCAGGGCTGCCCTCCAGCCGGCCTCTCCCAGAGAAACCCAGCTCACCTTGCCATGCTCCTTCTTCATGTGGGTCACATACTCATCCCGCTCAGGAAACCAGGAGTGACACAGGCCGCAGGTCCAGCCCccaggccccccacccccacctttgaTGCCTTTGCTCCCCAGGTCCCGTCGGGGTCGTTTGGTGGGGCGGGGAGGCTCAGGGGAGCTGGGCAGCTCCCCTCCGGAGGAGGAGGATTCCTCAGTGGCAGGGGCTGCCTCCGCCCGAGACACAGCGAGCTCCTCAGGCTCAGTCTTGGGGGTCAGAAGGGCACCGCCAGCCCCTTTCCCAACGGCTCCTCCCCCAGGCGTCCAGACTGGTGAGTGTTCTAGAAGAGGAGGACAAGAGGAACGGCTACTGGAGGAGAGTCCGGCCTGGCCCGAGTCCTCactgctccctgctccccacgGCCGGAGGCTTGTGTGACCCTAGTTCAGGCCACACGGCTAGCTAAGTGCCCCGTCCCCAGGCCTTTGCTGCTCTGTACCTTGAGATGTTCCAGCATGGTCCTTTTCTGGGCAAACAGCAGAGGACAAGATGGACACTTAAAGACGCTGACACGCTGGGGCAGCAGGTGCTGGTCGAAGTGTGAGGAGAGAAGCGGTTTGTGAGTGAAGACGGTGTCACACATGGCACACTTATAGATCAGCCTGTGGAGGCACAAAGGTCGGTGTAAGCCACCATGACGGGACAGCAGAGCCCCACCCTGCACCCtgccctccagcccacccctccTCCTGGTCCCTCCCAGGTCTCACTTGGCTTGCTGGGTGAGGAAGCTGGGATGCTGGGAGTAGAGGTGGGCATGGGCGCTGGGCGCAGACTTGAAGGCCATGGGGCAGATGGGGCACTTGTGGAAAACCTCGCAGTGTGACGCCTGTATGTGGGACTTGATGGAGTTCACACCCCCAAACACCACTGCACAGCTGGGGCACcttggagaggaaggggaggtagCGCGGTGAGGTCCGGCACCTCCGCGGTGAGGTCGGGGCACCTGCAGCACCCCACTCACTCTTGAAGACGGGGTAGATGTCAAAGGAAATCACAAAGGAGCACAAGcaaggcaggggaggaggaggaggcccacTGTCCCCAGGAGTGGCCTGAGGAGACAGAGCTGGAGTTCCCCAGGAGCCCTGCTCTCCACTGCTCTCCCGCACGTGACTAGATGCAGGGGATGACATGTGCGCCAACACAACAGAGccgagggaggaggctggaggctctctcctggagagagaggagaggctctctcctctctcctggagAAGCCATCGCAAGGCCGCTGCTGAGGAAGAGGCCCGTAGCTCTATGGAGGGGCGGGCGTCTGAGGCACCTGTATCCCACACGGCGCGAGAAGTGCAGGCAGGCCTCTCGAAGGTGGGTCTGGAAGTTGGCTTGCAGAAAGTTGCCCCCACACTCGGGACAGACGTGGGGGGGCGGTTCTTATGTGTGCGCTGGTGAGCACTGAAGCTGCAACGGTTGGGGAGCATCATGGGGCAGGACGGGCACACCTGTCGAGTGTTAAACAAGGGACGCTGAGGAGGAGCACCCGGCACCCCGTTACTTGGCCTAAGCACGCTCCCAGTGCCTCCCTGGAACTGAACTCGAGTACCTGGCTGCCCCTCCCCAGGAGAAATGGGTGACAACTCACATTGCTGGTCGACCCAAGCGCAGGCGGGCCCAGCTGCTGGAAGTGGGCGGCCATGCCGGCCTTGTCCCGGCACTGCTCCTTGCACTCCAGACAGCGGAAGCACGTGTAAACTGAGGCAGTGGGGGGCGCGGGGGGTTCTGTCGGGAGTGGTAGCACAGGGGCTTCCGTGGCAACTGCAGTAAGAGCAGAGGAGGTGACGGCCCCCTCCCCCTTGCCCAGAACAGGCAAGGCCAGAGGTCCAGGAACAGGTGGGACAGCCACAGGCAGCAGGGGAGTAATGTCCGGCTGCCCCACCATCTGCTCAAGGGCCACAGGCCTCATGACCAGATGTGAGCACTGCATGACAAGCCCCTTGTCCTTGTGCTCACGGGCATGCAGGAGCAGGCTACACTTGTTGAAGAAGACCAGGCGACGGGCACAGTGGTTACAGGTGACCTCTATGCGCATGCTCCTACGATCATAGTGCCGTGCCAGGCTCTTCTCCAGGGAGAAGGCATCCCCACACTCAAGGCAACGGTAGCCtgttggaggcagagccaggccagcctCGGCTGGTGGACTCAGGTTCGGTCTATAAGCAGGCAGCAGATTCTTGCTGTTGAGGATCTTGTTGAAGGcttctaccaggctggactgggtCCGAGAGATCACTGAGCCACCTGCTGTGCCCGGCGCAGTAACAGGCTTAGAAGGCTGGACCATCACCACGGAGGCACCATTTACCTTCTGTCCCCCAAGGCCTAACCCTGTCCGCACCTCAGCCTTGGGCAGAGTTTGGGGTACCAGACCTAACACACTCTTAGCCACAGTCTTCGGGCTGGTGGCATTCCCCCCCGGGAGAACCACAGCCTTGCGGGCAACACTCGCCGCCATTAGCATGGCAGTACTCGCATTCTGGATGGTAGCCACAGGCAACACGGTACCCTTCAGCCTGGTACCATCACCCAGCTGGACACTCACCACCTTTGGACCCTCAGGGGTTGGAGTGACAGGAGACAGTTTCAGGAAGCTAGCCTCAGCCAGGAAAGCTCCCTCAGCCAAAGGGGCAGGGGGATCAGGTTCTGAGGGAACCCGGGTGACAGTTCTCGTGATATTCCCACAGGACGTTTTAATAGTCTTAATCCGCACCTTGAGGGGCCTAGAAGAGCTGGAGGAGGTAGGGGAATCGTTGCTGTCCTCGTCTGCAGCCTCAGCTCCACTAGAGGGGCTCTGGGGACTTCTTGGGGGAGACTTGTCCACTGTtccctcatcttcttccttcagAGGTTTACAGCTGGATGCCTTTTCAGGGGAAGCAGGAGGGCTCTGGTGTCCTGGAGACTGCTTGAAGGACATTCCAGCCACCTGGGGAGGCGAGGCACTGGCAGGGATACCTGCTGCCTCAGGGCTGGAACCTGAGCTTCTCTGAGTCTGGGCCTGGGAATGGAGGGGGCTGCAGCTTTCCTGTTTCAAGGCCCCCTCCGGCAGGAGGGAACTAGGAGGCAGCAGGGTTGCGCCATTTTCTGGAGCCAGCTCAAAAGGAGTGGAGAAAGGAGGTGAGGTCATGTCACCATCTCGAGGTGAGGAAGGTTCAGGAGGTAGGGGATCTGGGTGCTCCCCTGGTTCAGACCCAAAATGAGCAAAGAGGTCCAAGGGTGTTTTGCCTTCTATAGCTTTATCTTTCCAGGCGTCTCcattggcaggagctggagaatgGGGGGTTTCTGAGAGGGACGGCTCAGGACCCCCAAATCCATTTTGTATCAGACAAGATCCCACAGGTCCTTCCTTAGTTACACCCCCAGCCTTGGTCTCTTCTCCTGAATCCCCAGTCAGGGTCTCAGACTGCTCCGGACACACCGTGTTCTTGACAATAACACTGACTGTGGAAGTGTCCGGCGGTTGTGAAAGGCCATGTTCAGAGGCCTCGGCTGGACTCTCAGGGTCATCCTTAATAGTTACTGTCGCTGCTCTGTCTTCAGAATCACCTCCTACACTGGGTTCTGGCTTCCCTTGGCCTCCTGGTCCCTCGTTTTCTTCTGGCCCAGAGTGAATGGCTTCATTTGCATCAATGTCAGGGATGTCAAAAGCAGCAAGGAGGTCATCAAAATCAGGGGTCTTCATGTCCCCCATAGCGACAGGTCCCAGACCTATAAAAACAATAAGAGTGAGGAGAAACTGGGATGTCTGAAATAGAGACCTTAAACCCCCCTCTCTCAGTAACTCTGTATTTATCCCCTCCAACTTAGTAATCTCTACCATATTGAATGGTGAATCCTAGAGAGCTGTTTCAGGCATTCAGTGTGCCACACCCTAAAATCAGGTTAGTGAGAAAACACCAGGTAGTGCCAGCACAAAAACCCAGAGAAAGCAGGAGATTCTCAGAAATACAAAGAGTAATAGAAGTTAAGGGTTCTTCGACAGCATGTCAGCTGAAACCAGATCGACCGTTCCTGTGCCAGGCACAGGACCAACGAACCGACAGGAATATTAAGGAGGGTGACAGACACATGCTCTCGGTTTCCATGGGTTAGCATGGCATCACTTCATAGTCCTCACGGACATGAACTGGGGTCCACAGAGGTCTGAAAGGCCATTACACAAAGGAGCAGTGATTGAAGCTGGGCTTAGATTGCTCTCCTTAGCTTTATCACTGCTGTTCACGCAAGTTACTTCACTGCCTTACTCCTGCTGTTTCAAAGAGGAGACAAGGAATCTACTTATCAAAGTTCTTCTAGAGACATAAAACTGTATGCATGAGTGTCAAATCCAGAATACAACTGATTATTGCTGCTGGACCAAATTAAAGACACATGAGGTCAGAGATAGGGTCGGAGGTCATCTGAAGTCATGTGTGAAAGACCTGGAGCCACTCCTGGCACCTGGAGCCCTAGCATGGTCAGCAGGGAGAAACAGATTCAAGGGAGGAAAGAATAAGACACAGAAAGAGGCAAAGAAGGGGAGGGCACAGTCACCAGGGCCCCAGCTGAATCCTTCCCGTCACAAACACCTGCTGCTTGCTCGCCTACCTTCCCCAGAgtgtcttcccctccctcctccaccttgcTCTCTCAGGGCTAAAACTCCAGGGTACAAGCTGATCCAGGGTACAGTGGGCAAGGCTCCTCCTTCCCACTGACATTTAACTGAGCCCTCGCCTAGCCTACCTCCTAACCCAAACTCCATCTTCTTGGGCAACAGTAGCCTAGGAAGTCTCCCCCAATCTTAATAGGGCCCAGTAGGGATTGAGGGGGGGTGAGTCCCACAAGATTTATGTGTCACTAAAGCAACAAGGAGGCCAGCTCAGAGACTGGAAGACCCAAGCTCTATCCTCATCAGTTCTTAAGCATAAATATTTCTGTAGGAAGAAGCAATGGAGAAAGGACAAATTCGCTCCCCTTTGCACGTTCCCTGCCCAGGATGCAAGCCATTTCCCAGGGCCAATTCTCTCACCTCTTTCCAGCCTTCAGACTGTAACTGGAGATAGTCCCAGCAGGTGGCGGCTGGCATTGCACGGaccaaggtgggggtgggggacaagggTACCaactagagaaagaaaggggagtcCTCcttgcactttatttttttttaccccctCACTTAATTCTGCACAGGGTTTAACAAAGCCCTTAGTTCTTCCCAGATGAATCGCTAGGTCCCTCTTCAATTTGGCTCCCTTAGTCGGGAGACCTGGGCTACCTTCCCACTCAAGCTCCCAGCAGAGTGGGTCGGTGGAGTACAAACCAATGGGGACTAAGAAAACACCTGCGAACTGGCCTCTCCCAACCACCTCCCTCTGGCGTGCAAGTGACTTGGAGGTCATCCGATAGCCACCTGGAGCAGACAGTGGGCCAAACAGCGAGGCTTGGGGCCGATGAAGATCCTCCACTCAGCCGCCAGGCCTCGGAGGCTGCCAGCCCCCTACCCTCTTTTCCCTCTGTTCcccaaaagcaaaaagaaggggCTCAACAGGAAGAGAGCGCACACACCCGGGTCGGGTGGGGGCTCCACTGCCCTTTGCCCAAGGCCTGCTGCGCAAAGCCAAGCCAAGGGGCCAGGGCCCGGCTGGGGGCGATTAGGTTGCGGCCAAGCTGGGCAGCGGGCGACATTAAGTCCCTGCCATCTGCCAGGTACTGGCGCGGGAAGCAAGCCCGGGGTTTCGGGTAGGGGACGAGAAGTACATTAAAAAACTGGGGGGGTAAACTGAGGCGAGCGGTGCTTCTTTCACTTTCACCGGCTAAGAACTCCCGGCAGGGCCTCGGTCAGGCCAGGCCCTGTAGGACCTGCGGCGCTGCACATCGGGGGACCAGGACTCCCCGGCAGTGGGGAGTGGCGACCCACGAGGGGGCGGTCCCTGCGTGACTCGAAGCTCTGCAGCCAGGTCAGACCCCACTGGAACCCGGTCCCCTTGCCCTCCGCGCCCCGCGCAGCCGGCTGCCCCGGCTCCGGCCCCCACAGGCTCGCTCGCTCTCTCGAGACCCGAGTGACTGCCAGGCGCGCAGCGGGCTCGAGGCGCCAGCTTGAGCCCCGCCGGGGCCCGGACGCTGACCCGCACCGGGTCGGGATGCAGGCTCCGCTCTGCCTGGGCCCAGTTCCCCCGCCCCCACCGCCCGGCACGGACACCATTTTAGGTCGCGACATCCCGCAGCCTCCAGGCCCCCGGCCGCACTCCGATCGCCTCTCGGTCTAGGAGAGCCAGGACTCAGGGGTCCCGGACCCCCCTCTCCCACGTTACCGGGCTAGGGGCAGTGCTTTCAACAAGACTCGAGTTCCCACCAGCGGTCCTCCAGGCTGCGGGCGGCGACCCCGCCAGGCAAGCGGCCGCCCCAAGGGGGGCGGCGCGCAGAAGGGGGTAGTTGAccaagtgggggaggggcgggggcatTTACCCGCCCCCCCGGGGGGCGGAGCCAAGGGCGGGTATTTGTGGCGAGCACGCTTACTTGTTCCGATCCCAGGGCGGGCTGAGACCCCCGGCCTCCAGCCGGCTCCagccgccaccgctgccgccgtcgccgccgcccTCCCCGCGGCCGCCGCtacttcctgcttctctcctcttcGGCCTCCCCTCTCCCTCGGCTCCCTCCGCGCCCCTGGTCCGGGCTGCCCGCTTTCATACTCGCCATTGGCCAATGGCCCCGTCGCTCAGCGCTGAGCCCCGCCCAGCCCCGCACGGGGTTGGCCCTCCGCACCCCGCTCGGAACTGGCCCCTCATAGTCCGCTCACCGCGATTGGACGAAGGGCCTGGGCCCCGTGGAGAAGCCGCTCCTCATTGGCTGCTCCGGAGTCCACCTGCCCCATCTGCGTAGCTCGAAAGCCATTGGCCACCGCCGCTGTCGCTTAGCCAGGAGGCTGCCCGGGTCTCGGCTTCGGGACGCCGCGAGGGGCGACTGGCCCCGAAGCGTGGCCGTCCCCCCGCTCTATTGGTCGCTCGGAGCTGGACGCCCGCTGCGCCTCATGCATGCAAACTTAGGAACTCCAGCCGCGTGCCAGCGCGCCGAAGGGAATCTCGTCGGCTTCGCGTGGAACCTGGGAGTTTTTAAGTGCTCGTGTCGCTTCCTCAGGCCGAGCCGCGAGCTCAGGGATg contains:
- the Znf687 gene encoding LOW QUALITY PROTEIN: zinc finger protein 687 (The sequence of the model RefSeq protein was modified relative to this genomic sequence to represent the inferred CDS: inserted 2 bases in 2 codons), whose protein sequence is MGDMKTPDFDDLLAAFDIPDIDANEAIHSGPEENEGPGGQGKPEPSVGGDSEDRAATVTIKDDPESPAEASEHGLSQPPDTSTVSVIVKNTVCPEQSETLTGDSGEETKAGGVTKEGPVGSCLIQNGFGGPEPSLSETPHSPAPANGDAWKDKAIEGKTPLDLFAHFGSEPGEHPDPLPPEPSSPRDGDMTSPPFSTPFELAPENGATLLPPSSLLPEGALKQESCSPLHSQAQTQRSSGSSPEAAGIPASASPPQVAGMSFKQSPGHQSPPASPEKASSCKPLKEEDEGTVDKSPPRSPQSPSSGAEAADEDSNDSPTSSSSSRPLKVRIKTIKTSCGNITRTVTRVPSEPDPPAPLAEGAFLAEASFLKLSPVTPTPEGPKVVSVQLGDGTRLKGTVLPVATIQNASTAMLMAASVARKAVVLPGGNATSPKTVAKSVLGLVPQTLPKAEVRTGLGLGGQKVNGASVVMVQPSKPVTAPGTAGGSVISRTQSSLVEAFNKILNSKNLLPAYRPNLSPPAEAGLALPPTGYRCLECGDAFSLEKSLARHYDRRSMRIEVTCNHCARRLVFFNKCSLLLHAREHKDKGLVMQCSHLVMRPVALEQMVGQPDITPLLPVAVPPVPGPLALPVLGKGEGAVTSSALTAVATEAPVLPLPTEPPAPPTASVYTCFRCLECKEQCRDKAGMAAHFQQLGPPALGSTSNVCPSCPMMLPNRCSFSAHQRTHKNRXPHVCPECGGNFLQANFQTHLREACLHFSRRVGYRCPSCAVVFGGVNSIKSHIQASHCEVFHKCPICPMAFKSAPSAHAHLYSQHPSFLTQQAKLIYKCAMCDTVFTHKPLLSSHFDQHLLPQRVSVFKCPSCPLLFAQKRTMLEHLKNTHQSGRLGEEXVGKGAGGALLTPKTEPEELAVSRAEAAPATEESSSSGGELPSSPEPPRPTKRPRRDLGSKGIKGGGGGPGGWTCGLCHSWFPERDEYVTHMKKEHGKSVKKFPCRLCERSFCSAPSLRRHVRVNHEGIKRVYPCRYCTEGKRTFSSRLILEKHVQVRHGLPLGTQSPSGRGGTLVRGSGGRAQGPGRKRRQSSDSCSEEPDSTTPPAKSLRGGPGSAGHGPLRCRSGGSADPSAVLGLRVDGGTQQCLDCGLCFASPGSLSRHRFISHKKKRAGGKASALGMGDGEEEAPPFRSDPEGGDSPLPASGGPLTCKVCGKSCDSPLNLKTHFRTHGMAFIRARQGGCGDS